A stretch of Cucumis sativus cultivar 9930 chromosome 2, Cucumber_9930_V3, whole genome shotgun sequence DNA encodes these proteins:
- the LOC101213234 gene encoding MADS-box protein JOINTLESS, translated as MAREKIKIKKIDNLTARQVTFSKRRRGLIKKAEELSVLCDAEVALLVFSATGKFFEYSNSSIKDVIARYNLHSSNLGKLEYPSIGLQVEDSNHVQLNKEVEDMNQQLRQMRGEDLQGLNLEDLKQLERKLEVGLTRVLHTKEKKIMREIDELELKGARLMEENKMLKQQMLRLSNERLMAVLVDSSDVRVAAEEGLSSESAANVYSCNSGPPADDDSSDTSLKLGPPCPN; from the exons ATGGCGAGGGAGAAAATCAAGATAAAGAAGATTGATAACCTAACGGCGAGGCAGGTGACGTTCTCTAAGCGACGGAGAGGGCTTATCAAGAAGGCTGAGGAGCTGTCGGTCCTCTGCGACGCCGAGGTTGCGCTCCTCGTCTTCTCTGCCACCGGGAAGTTCTTTGAGTATTCAAACTCCAG TATTAAGGATGTTATAGCTAGATATAATTTGCACTCTAGTAACCTTGGAAAGTTGGAATATCCATCCATCGGGTTGCAG GTTGAAGATAGCAACCACGTCCAATTGAATAAGGAAGTTGAAGATATGAACCAACAACTTAG gCAGATGAGGGGAGAGGATCTTCAAGGATTGAACTTAGAAGATTTGAAGCAATTGGAAAGAAAGCTTGAAGTTGGTCTCACACGAGTTCTTCACACCAAG gAAAAGAAGATTATGAGGGAAATTGATGAACTTGAGCTTAAg GGAGCGAGGCTGATGGAAGAAAACAAGATGCTTAAACAGCAG ATGTTAAGGCTGTCGAATGAAAGATTAATGGCGGTGCTTGTGGATTCCTCCGACGTTCGTGTGGCTGCGGAAGAAGGACTTTCGTCGGAATCCGCCGCCAACGTCTATAGCTGCAACAGCGGCCCTCCTGCCGACGACGACAGCTCCGACACCTCTCTCAAATTAGG GCCTCCTTGCCCAAATTGA
- the LOC101212995 gene encoding beta carbonic anhydrase 5, chloroplastic isoform X3 — protein sequence MGRPIRPRAFWGLLISEMAAIRPTLFHKNPFLFSSFSVGRSSLSAKEEIDEAHLGVSSNLIHELEVKNVVQVKDERKLFDEMQRRFLSFKKHNYLEHLEHFQALAELQTPKNGPTETNAALEFAVNTLEVENILVIGHSSCAGIQSLMSMQDNATGSSLFCHGSFVHKWVVNAKAAKLRAKAAAAHLSFDQQCKHCEKESINLSLKNLMSYPWIEERLKQDLISVHGGYYDFLNCTFEKWSLDYKNTSRVDNDDDDRVCHIKDQTIWC from the exons ATGGGTCGACCAATTC GTCCAAGAGCTTTCTGGGGTCTCTTGATTTCGGAAATGGCTGCGATTAGGCCGACTTTATTTCATAAGAATCCATTCCTTTTCTCGTCCTTTTCAGTTGGGAGAAGCTCTCTTTCT GCGAAGGAAGAAATCGACGAAGCACATCTGGGAGTGTCTTCTAATCTTATTCACGA GTTGGAGGTGAAAAATGTGGTTCAAGTGAAAGATGAACGTAAgctgtttgatgaaatgcaaAGGAGATTTTTGAGTTTTAAGAAGCACAATTATTT GGAGCATTTGGAGCATTTTCAAGCTCTTGCAGAACTGCAAACCCCTAAG AATGGACCAACTGAAACCAATGCAGCCCTTGAATTTGCGGTGAACACACTTGAA GTTGAGAACATTTTAGTCATTGGCCACAGCAGCTGTGCTGGAATTCAGAGCCTTATGAGCATGCAAGATAATGCAACTGGCTCGAG CTTATTCTGCCATGGTAGCTTTGTTCATAAGTGGGTGGTGAATGCAAAAGCAGCTAAATTAAGGGCAAAGGCTGCTGCTGCACATCTTAGTTTTGACCAGCAATGTAAACATTGTGAGAAG GAATCAATCAACCTTTCATTGAAAAACTTGATGTCATACCCCTGGATCGAAGAAAGGTTAAAACAGGATTTGATTTCTGTTCATGGAGGATACTATGATTTCTTGAATTGTACATTTGAGAAGTGGAGTCTTGATTACAAGAACACCAGCAGAGTTGATAACGATGATGATGACCGTGTATGTCATATTAAAGATCAAACAATTTGGTGTTGA
- the LOC101212995 gene encoding beta carbonic anhydrase 5, chloroplastic isoform X1, translating to MGRPIRPRAFWGLLISEMAAIRPTLFHKNPFLFSSFSVGRSSLSAKEEIDEAHLGVSSNLIHELEVKNVVQVKDERKLFDEMQRRFLSFKKHNYLEHLEHFQALAELQTPKFMVISCVDSRVCPSNILGFQPGEAFMVRNVANIVPPWENGPTETNAALEFAVNTLEVENILVIGHSSCAGIQSLMSMQDNATGSSLFCHGSFVHKWVVNAKAAKLRAKAAAAHLSFDQQCKHCEKESINLSLKNLMSYPWIEERLKQDLISVHGGYYDFLNCTFEKWSLDYKNTSRVDNDDDDRVCHIKDQTIWC from the exons ATGGGTCGACCAATTC GTCCAAGAGCTTTCTGGGGTCTCTTGATTTCGGAAATGGCTGCGATTAGGCCGACTTTATTTCATAAGAATCCATTCCTTTTCTCGTCCTTTTCAGTTGGGAGAAGCTCTCTTTCT GCGAAGGAAGAAATCGACGAAGCACATCTGGGAGTGTCTTCTAATCTTATTCACGA GTTGGAGGTGAAAAATGTGGTTCAAGTGAAAGATGAACGTAAgctgtttgatgaaatgcaaAGGAGATTTTTGAGTTTTAAGAAGCACAATTATTT GGAGCATTTGGAGCATTTTCAAGCTCTTGCAGAACTGCAAACCCCTAAG TTCATGGTGATTTCTTGTGTGGATTCTAGAGTATGCCCATCCAATATCCTTGGATTTCAACCTGGAGAAGCTTTCATGGTTCGTAACGTAGCAAACATTGTTCCGCCATGGGAG AATGGACCAACTGAAACCAATGCAGCCCTTGAATTTGCGGTGAACACACTTGAA GTTGAGAACATTTTAGTCATTGGCCACAGCAGCTGTGCTGGAATTCAGAGCCTTATGAGCATGCAAGATAATGCAACTGGCTCGAG CTTATTCTGCCATGGTAGCTTTGTTCATAAGTGGGTGGTGAATGCAAAAGCAGCTAAATTAAGGGCAAAGGCTGCTGCTGCACATCTTAGTTTTGACCAGCAATGTAAACATTGTGAGAAG GAATCAATCAACCTTTCATTGAAAAACTTGATGTCATACCCCTGGATCGAAGAAAGGTTAAAACAGGATTTGATTTCTGTTCATGGAGGATACTATGATTTCTTGAATTGTACATTTGAGAAGTGGAGTCTTGATTACAAGAACACCAGCAGAGTTGATAACGATGATGATGACCGTGTATGTCATATTAAAGATCAAACAATTTGGTGTTGA
- the LOC101212995 gene encoding beta carbonic anhydrase 5, chloroplastic isoform X2: protein MGRPIRPRAFWGLLISEMAAIRPTLFHKNPFLFSSFSVGRSSLSAKEEIDEAHLGVSSNLIHELEVKNVVQVKDERKLFDEMQRRFLSFKKHNYLEHLEHFQALAELQTPKFMVISCVDSRVCPSNILGFQPGEAFMVRNVANIVPPWENGPTETNAALEFAVNTLEVENILVIGHSSCAGIQSLMSMQDNATGSSFVHKWVVNAKAAKLRAKAAAAHLSFDQQCKHCEKESINLSLKNLMSYPWIEERLKQDLISVHGGYYDFLNCTFEKWSLDYKNTSRVDNDDDDRVCHIKDQTIWC from the exons ATGGGTCGACCAATTC GTCCAAGAGCTTTCTGGGGTCTCTTGATTTCGGAAATGGCTGCGATTAGGCCGACTTTATTTCATAAGAATCCATTCCTTTTCTCGTCCTTTTCAGTTGGGAGAAGCTCTCTTTCT GCGAAGGAAGAAATCGACGAAGCACATCTGGGAGTGTCTTCTAATCTTATTCACGA GTTGGAGGTGAAAAATGTGGTTCAAGTGAAAGATGAACGTAAgctgtttgatgaaatgcaaAGGAGATTTTTGAGTTTTAAGAAGCACAATTATTT GGAGCATTTGGAGCATTTTCAAGCTCTTGCAGAACTGCAAACCCCTAAG TTCATGGTGATTTCTTGTGTGGATTCTAGAGTATGCCCATCCAATATCCTTGGATTTCAACCTGGAGAAGCTTTCATGGTTCGTAACGTAGCAAACATTGTTCCGCCATGGGAG AATGGACCAACTGAAACCAATGCAGCCCTTGAATTTGCGGTGAACACACTTGAA GTTGAGAACATTTTAGTCATTGGCCACAGCAGCTGTGCTGGAATTCAGAGCCTTATGAGCATGCAAGATAATGCAACTGGCTCGAG CTTTGTTCATAAGTGGGTGGTGAATGCAAAAGCAGCTAAATTAAGGGCAAAGGCTGCTGCTGCACATCTTAGTTTTGACCAGCAATGTAAACATTGTGAGAAG GAATCAATCAACCTTTCATTGAAAAACTTGATGTCATACCCCTGGATCGAAGAAAGGTTAAAACAGGATTTGATTTCTGTTCATGGAGGATACTATGATTTCTTGAATTGTACATTTGAGAAGTGGAGTCTTGATTACAAGAACACCAGCAGAGTTGATAACGATGATGATGACCGTGTATGTCATATTAAAGATCAAACAATTTGGTGTTGA
- the LOC101212995 gene encoding beta carbonic anhydrase 5, chloroplastic isoform X4 has product MGRPIRPRAFWGLLISEMAAIRPTLFHKNPFLFSSFSVGRSSLSAKEEIDEAHLGVSSNLIHELEVKNVVQVKDERKLFDEMQRRFLSFKKHNYLEHLEHFQALAELQTPKFMVISCVDSRVCPSNILGFQPGEAFMVRNVANIVPPWENGPTETNAALEFAVNTLEVENILVIGHSSCAGIQSLMSMQDNATGSRNQSTFH; this is encoded by the exons ATGGGTCGACCAATTC GTCCAAGAGCTTTCTGGGGTCTCTTGATTTCGGAAATGGCTGCGATTAGGCCGACTTTATTTCATAAGAATCCATTCCTTTTCTCGTCCTTTTCAGTTGGGAGAAGCTCTCTTTCT GCGAAGGAAGAAATCGACGAAGCACATCTGGGAGTGTCTTCTAATCTTATTCACGA GTTGGAGGTGAAAAATGTGGTTCAAGTGAAAGATGAACGTAAgctgtttgatgaaatgcaaAGGAGATTTTTGAGTTTTAAGAAGCACAATTATTT GGAGCATTTGGAGCATTTTCAAGCTCTTGCAGAACTGCAAACCCCTAAG TTCATGGTGATTTCTTGTGTGGATTCTAGAGTATGCCCATCCAATATCCTTGGATTTCAACCTGGAGAAGCTTTCATGGTTCGTAACGTAGCAAACATTGTTCCGCCATGGGAG AATGGACCAACTGAAACCAATGCAGCCCTTGAATTTGCGGTGAACACACTTGAA GTTGAGAACATTTTAGTCATTGGCCACAGCAGCTGTGCTGGAATTCAGAGCCTTATGAGCATGCAAGATAATGCAACTGGCTCGAG GAATCAATCAACCTTTCATTGA
- the LOC101205864 gene encoding transcription factor bHLH30 — MLPFQTHYGFQSSWSLSYHNADNLKPSMSTAGCSIVDNAADASKDVKKSSEASRSHKEAERRRRQRINSHLSTLRTLLPNTTKTDKASLLAEVVSHVKELRRRATEVARRSTEQSGGGGMVSWPFPSEEDEATLCYCDNENKVMRATVCCDERSSLNRDMMQAIRSVEVRVVRAETMTLGGRTKNVVVMEWSGGGRQRDEEFMGLRRALKAVVENRAQSVLGNKRARACCPIEDTFLMC; from the exons ATGCTTCCTTTCCAGACTCATTACGGATTCCAGAGCAGTTGGTCGTTGAGTTATCACAACGCCGATAATCTCAAACCATCAATGTCCACCGCCGGTTGTTCGATCGTCGACAATGCTGCAGATGCATCTAAAGACGTGAAGAAGTCTTCGGAAGCAAGTCGAAGTCATAAGGAAGCTGAGAGAAGACGGCGACAGCGAATCAATTCGCATTTATCTACTCTCCGTACACTCCTTCCTAATACTACTAAG ACGGATAAGGCGTCGTTACTGGCGGAGGTGGTGAGTCATGTGAAGGAGTTGAGACGGCGAGCGACGGAGGTTGCACGTCGGAGTACAGAACAAAGCGGCGGCGGAGGGATGGTGTCGTGGCCGTTCCCTAGTGAGGAAGACGAAGCGACGCTATGTTACTGCGATAACGAAAATAAGGTAATGAGAGCGACGGTTTGTTGCGATGAGCGGTCCAGTTTGAACCGGGATATGATGCAGGCGATCCGGTCGGTTGAGGTGAGGGTGGTTCGGGCTGAGACGATGACATTGGGGGGGAGGACGAAGAACGTGGTGGTGATGGAGTGGAGCGGCGGCGGGAGGCAGAGGGATGAGGAGTTTATGGGCCTGAGACGAGCTTTGAAGGCCGTAGTGGAGAATCGGGCCCAAAGTGTTTTGGGTAATAAGAGGGCCCGGGCCTGTTGTCCAATAGAGGATACGTTTTTAATGTGCTGA